A genomic window from Euleptes europaea isolate rEulEur1 chromosome 9, rEulEur1.hap1, whole genome shotgun sequence includes:
- the FGFBP2 gene encoding LOW QUALITY PROTEIN: fibroblast growth factor-binding protein 2 (The sequence of the model RefSeq protein was modified relative to this genomic sequence to represent the inferred CDS: inserted 1 base in 1 codon): MLKLSQGSRTVLEYAQEFQSLACKARDKNPKPKKKKKKRSNGEEIHFLTIVKDVXLNMSRNGDVNLRIECRDEGKAYWCEYTRKPLICHPFNNNRRIYWNQITLELWEWTNACYSNHVLKPSVCPKAAPEAHMNQMVSSIKSSPSQPAGIANQPNGKWFPKKVGKLKPSPRLRIKLTQQGLVSRNDSEGMKLAQKHFWETLHNLCSYIISIF, from the exons ttccagtccctggcgtgcaaa GCACGGGACAAAAatccaaagccaaaaaaaaaaaaaaaaaaaaggagcaacgGTGAAGAGATCCATTTTCTGACAATAGTTAAGGATG CATTGAATatgagtagaaatggagatgtGAATCTCAGAATAGAATGTAGGGATGAAGGCAAGGCTTATTGGTGTGAATATACTAGAAAGCCCTTGATTTGTCATCCTTTTAATAACAATCGTAGGATTTACTGGAATCAGATTACCCTAGAATTGTGGGAATGGACCAATGCCTGCTATTCCAATCACGTTCTGAAGCCCTCAGTCTGTCCGAAGGCTGCTCCTGAAGCTCATATGAACCAAATGGTTTCTAGCATAAAGTCAAGTCCTAGCCAACCAGCAGGTATAGCAAACCAG CCCAATGGGAAATGGTTTCCTAAAAAAGTGGGGAAACTCAAACCATCTCCTCGACTTCGTATAAAACTAACCCAACAAGGTCTAGTGTCTAGAAATGATTCTGAAGGAATGAAATTGGCTCAGAAGCACTTCTGGGAGACACTGCATAACCTTTGTTCCTACATCATCAGCATcttctga
- the FGFBP1 gene encoding fibroblast growth factor-binding protein 1, translating into MKIRCLALLCTLIVFSQIVHTDCKRQKERKKGQTNTGEGGRLESSSNPQNGKGQNGRGQKGAHKGKFISKEKSQCTWTLSERETATLKIDCKEKDHNVSCVFSGNPSTCPQFSENRNAFWKQITRSLKKKKNICEDPKGILKSQICKKGPASAHLRWVTSHNSQQGKPVLHERETLPATATAVENRLEQGSRDCVEDIDYIDQGKVAEQYCSDSWLSLCKFFVTMIQDKKCK; encoded by the coding sequence ATGAAGATCAGATGCCTTGCTCTTCTGTGCACACTGATTGTGTTCTCTCAGATAGTACACACTGACTGtaaaagacagaaagagagaaagaaggggcAAACAAACACAGGTGAAGGTGGAAGGCTAGAGTCCAGTTCCAATCCCCAGAATGGAAAGGGTCAGAATGGCCGAGGACAGAAAGGCGCCCATAAAGGCAAGTTTATCAGCAAAGAGAAGTCTCAGTGCACCTGGACACTGAGTGAAAGAGAGACAGCTACCTTGAAAATAGATTGCAAGGAAAAGGACCACAACGTCTCCTGTGTATTTTCAGGCAACCCTTCCACCTGCCCACAGTTTTCAGAAAATAGGAATGCCTTCTGGAAGCAAATTACCaggtctctgaagaagaagaagaacatctGTGAGGACCCAAAAGGTATCCTGAAGTCTCAGATCTGCAAGAAGGGACCTGCCAGCGCTCACCTTAGATGGGTGACCTCACACAATTCCCAACAAGGGAAGCCAGTTCTCCATGAAAGGGAGACCTTGCCAGCGACAGCAACAGCTGTTGAAAATCGACTAGAACAGGGATCCAGAGACTGTGTTGAAGATATAGATTATATTGATCAGGGTAAAGTGGCTGAACAATACTGCTCAGACTCATGGCTATCTCTCTGTAAGTTTTTTGTTACGATGATACAAGATAAAAAGTGTAAGTAA